A stretch of DNA from Xyrauchen texanus isolate HMW12.3.18 chromosome 36, RBS_HiC_50CHRs, whole genome shotgun sequence:
ttcagcccacaggactgccgcatactggatgtttttccttttcacaccattctttgtaaaccctagaaatggttgtgcgtgaaaatcccagtaactgagcagattgtgaaatactcagaccggcccgtctggcaccaacaaccatgccacgctcaaaattgcttaaatcacctttctttcccattctgacattcagtttggagttcaggagattgtcttgaccaggaccacacccctaaatgcattgaagcaactgccatgtgattggttgattagataattgcattaatgagaaactgaacaggtgttcctaataatcctttaggtgagtgtatgatacattcctcatattcaatattttaaacatctaaTATAAAGCATCATCGTCATGACAACTGCatcatgtcccgcatatttctccagcaactttaaccaccaactgaacttgatcatCATCTCAAAgttattttagcatcataatgtgATTTACACCCCACAAagcaaatgtgatccgaggtaaagagggttcgatttaaaatatttaaacatttaaaatgttcaaaagcagcttttctgaaagtgaactcggcattggacaaatagttctgatagtttatagtcttgtgTAAAGCGTAAAAGGCAATTATATAAGccaaacaatattattttattcgtttggtaattgatttaatttaatacagtgaATTTTTTCAGaagtataaacaataatttaatagatttggGTTATATGTTTGTGTTCCAGAAAAGCACATTGATGTTTTTATCCTggtttgtttgtatttatttaaatcatctttgtgcacagaaatatgtttattatattgTGGGCTAATCCCATGACTGTCTATTATTGTGAACGGTGTGGAAAAGAAACGAAATAAACGGATGTCTACAGCGATTAAatgaatcacaaacagtggccattcattagttctccttgtacttgttgatgaccggtgcatgatacgagatattggTGTTGCACTCCTGGACGTGTCGtgacgcagatgtgtttgcaggTCGGATCTGTGCAGGTGTACAGAGAAGATTTGACAGAAAACATGCATCAGATTTGACTGTGAAATTCTTAGTCAAACATATTTACAgtgagtctggggcggggcatatGGTGTGGGCGGGGCATTGGGGCAGGAGGCGTGGCACTCAGTCCTACCTCACTGGACACAGGATTCCACTGAGGCACAAACTTCCTCCCCTCTGTCGCTGTTTTAACGTTTGTGTTGTTAGATTTACTGATGTGCTGTTTGTCTTCAGGACACAATTGTACGATCTCTTCTCTGTCAGAGTTTCTGTCATTCTGAACACCGTCTCTCTCGCGAAGGGAGGAATTCTCAGAATCTTTCATGTCTGCTGTGGTCTCCTCCTCACAGATCTCAGACTCTCTCTCCTCCGTCTgatctctctgttcctctgatctctcctctgtctgatctctcttttcatctgatctctcctccgtctgatctctcttttcatctgatctcatctctgtctgatctctcttttcatctgatcTCATCACTgtctgatctctcttttcatctgatctctcctctgtctgatctctcttttcatctgatctctcctccgtctgatctctcttttcatctgatcTCATCACTgtctgatctctcttttcatctgatctctcctctgtctgatctctcttttcatctgatctctcctccgtctgatctctcttttcCTCTGATCTCTCCTCCGTCTgatctctctgttcctctgatctctcctctgtctgatctctcttttcatctgatcTCATCACTgtctgatctctcttttcatctgatctctcctctgtctgatctctcttttcatctgatctctcctccatctgatctctcttttcatctgatctctcctccatctgatctctcttttcatctgatcTCATCACTGTCTgatctctctgttcctctgatctctcctctgtctgatctctcttttcatctgatctctcctccgtctgatctctcttttcatctgatcTCATCACTgtctgatctctcttttcatctgatctctcctccgtctgatctctcttttcatctgatctctcctctgtctgatctctcttttcatctgatctctcctccgtctgatctctcttttcatctgatcTCATCACTgtctgatctctcttttcatctgatctctcctctgtctgatctctcttttcatctgatctctcctccgtctgatctctcttttcCTCTGATCTCTCCTCCGTCTgatctctctgttcctctgatctctcctctgtctgatctctcttttcatctgatcTCATCACTgtctgatctctcttttcatctgatctctcctctgtctgatctctcttttcatctgatctctcctccgtctgatctctcttttcatctgatctctcctccatctgatctctcttttcatctgatcTCATCACTgtctgatctctcttttcatctgatctctcctctgtctgatctctcttttcatctgatctctcctccgtctgatctctcttttcatctgatcgctcctccgtctgatctctcttttcatctgatctctcctctgtctgatctctcttttcatctgatctctcctccgtctgatctctcttttcatctgatctctcctctgtctgatctctcttttcatctgatctctcctccgtctgatctctcttttcCTCTGATCTCTCCTCCGTCTgatctctctgttcctctgatctctcctccgtctgatctctcttttcatctgatctctcctccgtctgatctctcttttcatctgatctctcctctgtctgatctctcttttcatctgatctctcctctgtctgatctctctgttcatctgatctctcctctgtctgatctctctgttcatctgatctctcctctgtctgatctctcttttcatctgatcTCTCCTCTGTCTGATCTCTCTGTTCATCTGATCTCTCCTCTGTCTGATCTCTCTGTTCATCTGATCTCTCCTCTGTCTGATCTCTCTGTTCATCTGATCTCTCCTCTGTCTGATCTCTCTGTTCATCTGATCTCTCctccgtctgatctctcttttcatctgatcTCATCACTgtctgatctctcttttcatctgatcTCTCCTCCGTCTGATCTCGCTTTTCATCTGATCTCTCCTCCATCTGatctctcttttcatctgatctctcctccatctgatctctcttttcatctgatcTCATCACTgtctgatctctcttttcatctgatctctcctccgtctgatctctcttttcatctgatctctcctccatctgatctctcttttcatctgatcTCATCACTgtctgatctctcttttcatctgatctctcctccatctgatctctcttttcatctgatcTCATCACTgtctgatctctcttttcatctgatctctcctccgtctgatctctcttttcatctgatctctcctctgtctgatctctcttttcatctgatctctcctctgtctgatctctcttttcatctgatctctcctccgtctgatctctcttttcatctgatctctcctccgtctgatctctcttttcatctgatctctcctctgtctgatctctcttttcatctgatctctcctctgtctgatctctcttttcatctgatcTCTCCTCCGTCTGATCTTTCTTTTCATCTGATCTCTCCTCTgtctgatctctcttttcatctgatctctcctccgtctgatctctcttttcatctgatctctcctccgtctgatctctcttttcatctgatcTCATCACTgtctgatctctcttttcatctgatcTCATCACTgtctgatctctcttttcatctgatcTGTCCTCTGTCTGATCTTTCTTTTCATCTGATCTGTCCTCCGTCTgatctctctgttcctctgatcTCTCCTCTGTCTGATCTTTCTTTTCATCTGATCTCTCCTCTGTCTGATCCTTCAGTTCCTCTGATCTCTCCTCTGTCTGATCCTTCAGTTCCTCTGATCTCTTCTCTGTCTGATATCTCTCTTCTGATGTCTCCCTCATCTGATCTCTCTTATTCTCTTCAGAACTGCTGAATCGCTCAATTTGTTCATCATCTTTGTTCTCCATCACTTCAccactctct
This window harbors:
- the LOC127629450 gene encoding trichohyalin-like gives rise to the protein MQGGVSSISAVRSIHEERSAEEEEEISEEEDSEVSGTALPEEGTEPELQDPALSRDHSQEPPSEDSLCGRHLPSTAEGGSRECSSAVSCPPTPDAAVSSGREEDEETSDMKNQGVKEDMKVKQADKEENNKKTNNRQNRTDRESGEVMENKDDEQIERFSSSEENKRDQMRETSEERYQTEKRSEELKDQTEERSEELKDQTEERSDEKKDQTEERSEEQRDQTEDRSDEKKDQTEDRSDEKRDQTVMRSDEKRDQTVMRSDEKRDQTEERSDEKRDQTEERSDEKRDQTEERSDEKKDQTEERSDEKRDQTEERSDEKRDQTEERSDEKRDQTEERSDEKRDQTEERSDEKRDQTEERSDEKRDQTEERSDEKRDQTEERSDEKRDQTVMRSDEKRDQMEERSDEKRDQTVMRSDEKRDQMEERSDEKRDQTEERSDEKRDQTVMRSDEKRDQMEERSDEKRDQMEERSDEKRDQTEERSDEKRDQTVMRSDEKRDQTEERSDEQRDQ